The Nitrospirota bacterium genome window below encodes:
- the fliQ gene encoding flagellar biosynthesis protein FliQ produces MTPEMVTELGRQALETTLLVSAPFLGLSLVVGLAVSALQAMTQLNEATLTFVPKVLTIFGAIVVFMPWVLGVMTTFMTELFTNIPNYVH; encoded by the coding sequence ATGACACCTGAGATGGTGACAGAGTTAGGGCGTCAGGCCTTAGAGACCACGTTGCTCGTGTCCGCGCCCTTTCTGGGGCTCAGCCTCGTCGTCGGGTTGGCGGTCAGTGCCTTGCAAGCCATGACACAGTTGAATGAAGCCACATTAACGTTTGTGCCGAAGGTCTTGACCATATTCGGCGCCATCGTCGTTTTTATGCCATGGGTGTTGGGTGTGATGACGACATTTATGACGGAGCTCTTCACCAACATTCCGAATTACGTGCATTGA
- the fliR gene encoding flagellar biosynthetic protein FliR gives MTQPLHLLLPEFQSFLVVASRIGGIVTAMPMLSGRTVPPRIKLALVLMLSLALAPAMHLPPVPPDALAMTAGLVSELMIGFVIGMAVRLLFSALEVAGEIVGSQMGFSIAQLLDPMTSHSTPMVGQLFSVVASLVFLSLNAHMMVVAAIVSSYESIPPFGAHLSPAVGEEVLHLSQHMFQVAVQLAGPVLVAVVLINILLAMLGRAVTQINIFVLSFPLTIAAGLVVLGLSLPFMVSMLEREFIGLHETINGLLRIMGHG, from the coding sequence GTGACACAGCCACTCCATCTTCTGCTGCCTGAATTTCAGTCCTTTCTCGTCGTGGCCTCCCGCATCGGGGGCATCGTGACGGCGATGCCGATGTTGAGCGGACGGACCGTCCCGCCTCGAATCAAATTGGCGCTTGTGCTGATGTTGTCCCTGGCATTGGCGCCGGCCATGCATCTTCCGCCGGTTCCTCCGGACGCCCTCGCCATGACGGCAGGTCTTGTGAGTGAACTGATGATCGGTTTCGTGATCGGCATGGCTGTGAGATTGCTCTTTTCCGCGCTTGAGGTGGCCGGAGAAATTGTCGGAAGCCAGATGGGGTTCAGTATCGCGCAGCTCCTGGATCCGATGACCTCGCATTCCACCCCGATGGTCGGGCAACTGTTTAGCGTCGTCGCCTCCTTGGTTTTTCTCTCGCTGAATGCCCACATGATGGTCGTGGCGGCCATCGTCTCCAGTTATGAGTCGATTCCACCGTTCGGCGCACACCTCTCGCCCGCTGTCGGCGAGGAAGTGCTGCACCTGTCGCAGCATATGTTTCAAGTGGCCGTGCAGCTGGCTGGACCGGTTCTCGTGGCGGTCGTCCTCATTAATATCCTGCTGGCCATGTTGGGGCGAGCCGTGACACAGATCAACATTTTCGTGCTGAGTTTTCCCCTGACCATCGCCGCGGGGCTCGTGGTCTTGGGTTTGTCGTTACCCTTTATGGTTTCGATGCTCGAACGGGAATTCATCGGATTGCACGAGACCATCAATGGTCTCTTGAGGATCATGGGACATGGCTGA
- the flhB gene encoding flagellar biosynthesis protein FlhB, whose product MADDKDNKTEPGSEKRKADARLEGNIPMSRDVTTAAMQLAGVGLLFFLIRPGVQQLTDVIRLGLSNSFDRGVQASLTIDHIHSLVVQVCMSTILLLLPVLGGLAVAGAGASLAQTGFMWKTSFPFDASRLNPMSGFSRLVSFRSLSELIKALLKISVIAAIGMFVLRGEMGRLPELVEYDIWGLLTVMGWLTLKVSASVTGAFVVVAGADYFYQRFEWERSLRMSHAEVKEEHRSSEGDPQIKSRVRSMQREMMKKRMMAAVPTADVVVTNPTHLAVALKYDTARPGAPIVVAKGAGFLAERIREVARQHGVSVIENKFVARTLYKLVEVGKEIPSNLYLAVAEILAFVYRTRGFTPKQAPR is encoded by the coding sequence ATGGCTGACGATAAAGATAATAAAACAGAACCGGGGAGTGAGAAACGGAAAGCGGATGCCCGACTGGAGGGGAACATCCCGATGAGCCGTGATGTGACCACGGCGGCCATGCAGCTCGCAGGAGTTGGACTGCTGTTTTTTTTGATTCGTCCCGGTGTGCAACAGCTCACCGACGTCATTCGTCTGGGGTTGTCCAATTCATTCGATCGCGGAGTTCAGGCGAGTCTCACCATCGATCATATTCACTCCTTGGTCGTGCAAGTCTGTATGTCGACCATCCTGTTGCTCCTTCCGGTCTTGGGCGGCCTTGCGGTCGCAGGAGCCGGCGCCTCGCTTGCGCAGACGGGATTCATGTGGAAAACCTCATTTCCGTTCGACGCCTCGCGTTTGAATCCCATGTCGGGGTTTTCCCGACTGGTGTCGTTCCGTTCGCTCTCTGAGTTGATCAAAGCGCTGCTCAAAATTTCGGTCATTGCCGCCATCGGTATGTTCGTCCTCCGAGGGGAAATGGGCCGGCTCCCGGAACTCGTGGAATATGACATCTGGGGTCTGCTGACCGTCATGGGATGGCTGACCCTGAAAGTCTCCGCCTCGGTGACCGGCGCGTTCGTCGTCGTCGCAGGCGCCGACTATTTCTATCAACGGTTCGAGTGGGAACGTTCGTTGCGCATGTCCCATGCCGAAGTGAAGGAAGAACATCGCAGTTCGGAAGGCGACCCGCAGATCAAGAGCCGCGTGCGGAGTATGCAGCGGGAGATGATGAAGAAACGGATGATGGCTGCAGTCCCGACCGCGGACGTCGTCGTGACTAACCCGACGCACTTGGCCGTCGCGCTGAAATACGATACCGCGCGGCCAGGCGCTCCCATCGTCGTGGCCAAAGGAGCGGGCTTTCTCGCTGAGCGGATTCGAGAAGTGGCCAGGCAACATGGCGTATCGGTGATCGAGAATAAGTTTGTGGCCCGGACGCTCTACAAACTCGTAGAGGTCGGTAAGGAGATACCCTCCAATCTTTATCTGGCGGTCGCAGAAATTCTGGCATTTGTCTATCGCACCCGCGGTTTCACGCCAAAACAGGCGCCTAGGTAA
- the flhA gene encoding flagellar biosynthesis protein FlhA, with amino-acid sequence MAAQTSIQATPPILSPQSIIKHPDIMLSLGVVSVIMVMLLPLPRFLLDLLLAFNITVSVIILLVGLQVRRPIEFSAFPSVLLMVTLLRLALNIASTRLILLHGNEGAGAAGEVIRAFGNFVVGGNYTVGLVIFAILVIINFVVVTKGAGRVAEVAARFTLDAMPGKQMSIDADLNAGLINETEARRRRREIAEEADFYGSMDGASKFVRGDATAAVIIVFVNILGGLTIGVLQQGMSPGLAAQTYTLLTVGEGLVAQIPALIVSTAAGIIVTRAASDGDLGTDIMGQVLVSPKAVGTAAGILLALGLIPGLPHLAFLGLGGAAAYLAYRLSQQGEQATQSTPAPAAAAAAAAKSEEAASHVAPLDLMEVQVGYGLIGMVEGTHGTALLERIKGLRKQFAETMGFLLPPIHIRDNLQLRPNEYAVMLKGVELSKSEVLPSHVLAIDPGTAQRGAIQGVATKEPAFGLPALWVPESMREQAQLAGYTVVDASSAIATHLSEIIKRHGHELLGRQEVQALLDETAKAHPRLVEELIPTLLPLGSVVRILGNLLREGIPIRDLRSVLEAIADHASSTKDPELLTEIARQALSRTITRQHQAPDGTLPVITLDPRLDRSLSEQVAALPQGGVLNLDPGTSQKLLTALKQAAERVAARGQQPVVLCSPALRRHIRRLTDRILRTVPVLGLNEIDAMVQLQSLDTIRLDVELPRL; translated from the coding sequence ATGGCTGCTCAAACCTCGATTCAGGCAACGCCTCCGATCCTCTCACCGCAGTCGATCATCAAACACCCGGACATTATGTTGTCTTTGGGTGTGGTGTCGGTGATCATGGTCATGCTGTTGCCGCTGCCGAGATTTCTTCTCGACCTCCTCCTGGCTTTCAACATTACCGTGTCGGTCATCATCCTGCTTGTGGGCTTGCAAGTGCGGAGGCCGATCGAATTCTCGGCGTTTCCGTCCGTGCTGCTGATGGTCACGCTCCTTCGTCTCGCGCTGAATATCGCCTCGACCCGTCTCATTCTGCTCCATGGCAACGAAGGAGCCGGAGCGGCGGGAGAGGTGATTCGGGCGTTCGGAAACTTCGTGGTCGGCGGAAACTACACGGTCGGCCTCGTAATCTTCGCGATTTTGGTCATCATCAATTTTGTCGTCGTGACGAAAGGCGCCGGACGCGTGGCCGAAGTGGCCGCGCGGTTCACGTTGGACGCTATGCCCGGGAAGCAGATGAGTATCGATGCGGACTTGAATGCCGGGTTGATCAACGAGACGGAAGCGAGACGTCGACGCCGTGAAATTGCCGAAGAGGCCGATTTCTACGGATCGATGGACGGCGCCAGTAAGTTCGTGCGTGGCGATGCCACGGCGGCGGTCATCATCGTGTTCGTGAACATTTTGGGCGGATTGACGATCGGCGTCTTGCAGCAGGGCATGAGTCCCGGTCTGGCCGCGCAGACCTATACGTTGTTGACGGTGGGTGAGGGGCTGGTCGCACAGATCCCGGCGCTGATTGTGTCGACTGCAGCCGGCATCATTGTGACGCGCGCCGCGTCCGACGGCGACCTCGGCACCGATATTATGGGGCAAGTCCTGGTGTCGCCCAAAGCAGTGGGGACCGCCGCCGGGATTTTGCTGGCCCTCGGCCTGATTCCCGGCCTGCCCCACCTAGCATTTCTTGGCTTGGGTGGAGCCGCCGCCTATTTAGCCTACCGGCTCTCTCAACAGGGAGAGCAAGCGACGCAGTCAACGCCGGCCCCGGCTGCGGCTGCGGCTGCGGCTGCGAAATCTGAAGAGGCGGCATCTCACGTCGCTCCCCTCGACTTGATGGAAGTCCAGGTGGGCTATGGCCTTATCGGTATGGTTGAAGGCACGCATGGGACTGCCCTGCTGGAACGTATCAAAGGTCTGCGGAAACAGTTTGCCGAGACGATGGGCTTTCTCCTGCCGCCGATCCATATTCGCGACAATCTGCAACTCCGTCCCAACGAGTATGCCGTCATGCTAAAGGGGGTGGAATTGTCGAAATCCGAGGTGCTGCCGTCGCACGTCCTGGCGATCGATCCAGGGACAGCTCAGCGAGGCGCCATCCAGGGTGTGGCGACCAAGGAGCCAGCGTTCGGGTTGCCCGCATTATGGGTGCCGGAGTCGATGCGTGAACAAGCGCAATTGGCCGGTTATACCGTTGTCGATGCCAGCTCGGCCATCGCGACCCATCTGTCTGAAATCATCAAACGTCATGGACATGAACTATTGGGCCGTCAAGAGGTACAGGCGTTGCTGGACGAGACGGCCAAGGCGCATCCCAGACTCGTCGAAGAATTGATTCCCACGTTACTGCCCTTGGGCTCGGTGGTGCGCATTCTGGGGAACTTGCTGCGTGAAGGGATTCCAATCCGCGATCTGCGTTCCGTCCTTGAAGCGATTGCCGATCATGCAAGCTCGACAAAAGATCCTGAATTACTCACAGAAATTGCGCGGCAGGCGTTGTCACGAACCATTACGCGCCAGCATCAAGCTCCGGACGGCACGTTGCCTGTCATCACATTGGATCCGCGTTTAGATCGGTCGCTCAGTGAACAGGTCGCGGCGCTTCCGCAGGGGGGCGTGCTGAATCTGGATCCTGGTACCTCCCAGAAGTTATTGACGGCGTTGAAACAGGCGGCGGAACGGGTCGCGGCGCGTGGCCAGCAGCCGGTAGTGCTCTGCTCCCCGGCGTTGCGGCGCCATATCCGCCGCTTGACCGATCGGATTCTGCGCACGGTGCCGGTGCTGGGTCTCAATGAAATCGATGCAATGGTCCAGCTTCAATCGCTGGATACGATCAGGTTGGATGTCGAACTCCCACGATTGTGA
- the flhF gene encoding flagellar biosynthesis protein FlhF, with protein MKVKLFHAETMHEAIRDIKAELGPDAIILSTKRVRQGSLPFGLFGKPLLEVTAATDRDAKEFAPIPQPTVPVQRQEARPVTPTPPAAPEPAPLFQDTLSALLRRSATTQPSVQSAPVPSPVVSPRVKSTERVYRLKQDLQELHQRLTTSLPDAAPTGGAGFPVPIARACRQLIAQGLRPASAENLCLALRRRLASETTLTDGDIQETLHRLLEEAIRVSGPLLSPGDNYNVAMFVGPSGVGKTTAIVKLATHYRLEEHKSVVLITLDTCRTAAVEHLRMYADVLGVTLETAQTTADVMDGIRRHREANLILIDTPGFGANETARLAHLGGLKDSYGPIETHLVLSACTRMQDLRRTVARYDVCAPTRLLFTKLDETAEYGNLFELAYQTTLPLSYWGIGQQVPEDLELAQPGRLADLLLERGSVHVTSPGLSSPRGCDMLASVGGTTPQHAQ; from the coding sequence ATGAAAGTGAAGTTGTTTCATGCTGAAACCATGCACGAGGCCATCCGCGACATTAAGGCAGAGCTGGGGCCTGATGCCATTATCTTGTCGACGAAACGCGTACGCCAGGGGAGCTTGCCCTTTGGATTATTTGGTAAACCGTTGCTGGAGGTAACCGCGGCGACCGATCGCGACGCGAAGGAATTCGCGCCGATCCCTCAGCCGACTGTCCCGGTACAACGGCAGGAAGCGCGGCCGGTGACGCCTACCCCTCCTGCGGCACCGGAGCCCGCTCCTCTGTTTCAGGATACCCTGAGCGCCTTACTCCGTCGTTCCGCCACGACCCAACCCAGTGTCCAGTCGGCCCCTGTGCCGTCACCGGTTGTGTCTCCGCGCGTTAAGTCGACGGAACGAGTATATCGGTTGAAGCAGGATCTCCAAGAGCTGCATCAGCGCCTGACGACGTCGTTGCCCGATGCCGCGCCGACTGGTGGCGCAGGATTTCCCGTTCCCATTGCCCGGGCCTGCCGTCAGTTGATCGCCCAAGGCCTGCGCCCGGCCAGCGCCGAGAATCTCTGTCTTGCGCTTCGCCGACGGCTTGCGTCGGAGACGACCCTGACAGATGGCGATATTCAGGAGACGCTGCATCGGCTCCTTGAGGAGGCCATTCGGGTCAGCGGGCCGCTCTTGAGCCCGGGGGACAATTACAATGTCGCCATGTTTGTCGGCCCGAGCGGAGTCGGCAAGACCACGGCGATCGTGAAGCTCGCGACACATTACCGTCTGGAGGAGCACAAATCAGTTGTATTGATCACCTTGGATACCTGCCGTACGGCGGCGGTCGAACATCTTCGCATGTATGCCGATGTATTAGGCGTGACGCTTGAGACCGCGCAGACTACGGCTGACGTGATGGATGGCATCCGCCGTCATCGCGAGGCCAATCTTATTCTTATCGATACCCCGGGGTTTGGCGCGAATGAGACGGCGCGGTTGGCTCATCTTGGCGGGCTGAAAGACTCGTACGGCCCGATCGAGACACATCTCGTCCTCTCCGCCTGCACCAGGATGCAGGATCTCCGTCGCACGGTGGCACGGTATGACGTCTGTGCGCCGACCCGTCTACTCTTTACCAAGCTAGACGAGACAGCTGAATACGGAAATCTCTTCGAACTGGCCTACCAGACGACCTTGCCCCTCTCGTATTGGGGGATTGGTCAACAAGTGCCGGAAGATCTCGAGCTGGCGCAACCGGGACGGTTGGCCGATCTGTTGCTCGAACGTGGTTCTGTTCACGTCACATCACCAGGCCTCTCGTCACCCCGTGGATGCGACATGCTCGCTTCCGTCGGCGGCACGACGCCACAACACGCGCAGTAG
- a CDS encoding MinD/ParA family protein has product MKYLLSTKDTAKPMVGRESSYTHVITVTSGKGGVGKTNVVANLAVALSRAGKEVLVLDADLGLGNIDVLLGLVPRYTLEHVLAGSHHLSDIVIPGPAGIQVLPASSGLPQLTSLSDAQQLLLQSELEEVAKTVDVLLIDTGAGISPNVTYFASAAQETVVVISPEPTSLTDAYALIKVLCRQHRERRFKVLVNMVKSQRDATQTFRKLDAAADRFLHINLEYMGYIPFDDYLPMAVLQQKAVTECFPHSPASRAFVQLAGQIAEWPVPQLPKSTVQFLWRQLIHTA; this is encoded by the coding sequence ATGAAGTATCTGCTGAGTACAAAGGACACCGCGAAACCGATGGTCGGTCGTGAAAGTTCATACACCCATGTGATTACGGTTACGAGCGGAAAGGGCGGGGTTGGGAAGACCAATGTCGTGGCCAATCTTGCCGTGGCATTGTCGCGAGCCGGCAAAGAAGTACTAGTGCTTGATGCTGATTTGGGATTGGGCAATATCGATGTGCTCTTGGGGCTGGTGCCCCGGTATACGTTGGAGCATGTGCTGGCCGGTTCCCACCACTTGTCCGATATCGTCATTCCCGGTCCCGCCGGCATCCAGGTGCTGCCGGCAAGCTCCGGCCTGCCACAACTCACATCCTTAAGCGACGCGCAGCAACTGCTGCTGCAAAGCGAGCTGGAAGAGGTGGCGAAAACGGTGGACGTGCTGTTGATCGATACCGGAGCAGGGATTTCTCCCAATGTGACCTATTTTGCCTCTGCGGCGCAGGAAACGGTCGTCGTGATTTCGCCGGAACCGACGTCCCTGACTGACGCCTATGCGCTCATCAAAGTCCTGTGCCGGCAGCATCGGGAACGCCGATTTAAAGTGTTGGTCAACATGGTGAAGAGTCAGCGCGACGCGACGCAGACCTTCCGGAAGCTTGATGCGGCCGCGGATCGTTTCCTGCATATCAATTTGGAGTACATGGGGTATATCCCGTTCGATGATTACCTGCCGATGGCGGTTCTTCAGCAGAAGGCGGTGACAGAGTGTTTTCCTCATTCGCCCGCCAGTCGAGCGTTCGTCCAGCTTGCGGGGCAGATCGCAGAATGGCCAGTTCCTCAACTTCCGAAGAGTACCGTGCAGTTCTTGTGGCGCCAATTGATCCACACGGCCTAG
- a CDS encoding FliA/WhiG family RNA polymerase sigma factor, with product MMNNIATQPSPAVGPALEAQRERIIKEFAHIVKAMAHRLAFRLPAYMDAEDLVSVGVIGLMDAMDKYDPTREAKFKTYAEFRIRGAMLDEIRSMDWIPRSVHERVSLLQRTHTELMNRLGRPPTDEEVATELKMTQAELDEFLSRARGAVLVSLDDIQVNEPNGQKILTMLADTHQPDALATILGERERTAVTNAIQQLPEKERLVLTLYYYEELTMKEIGRVLKVTESRVCQIHTKAVLHLKGSLHVLQ from the coding sequence ATGATGAACAATATTGCGACACAACCAAGCCCAGCGGTCGGCCCCGCGCTCGAAGCGCAACGCGAACGGATCATTAAAGAGTTCGCGCATATCGTGAAAGCGATGGCCCATCGTCTGGCCTTCCGACTGCCTGCCTATATGGATGCGGAAGACCTCGTGTCGGTCGGCGTCATTGGATTGATGGATGCGATGGACAAGTATGACCCCACTCGGGAGGCCAAGTTTAAAACCTATGCCGAGTTTCGCATTCGGGGGGCCATGCTGGATGAAATTCGCTCCATGGACTGGATCCCTCGTTCGGTGCATGAGCGGGTTTCGTTGTTACAGCGCACGCATACCGAGTTGATGAACAGGCTCGGCCGGCCTCCGACGGATGAGGAAGTGGCGACAGAATTAAAGATGACGCAAGCCGAACTCGACGAGTTTCTGTCGCGCGCCCGTGGCGCTGTCCTGGTGAGCCTGGACGATATTCAGGTCAACGAGCCGAACGGACAGAAGATTCTCACGATGCTCGCCGACACGCACCAACCCGATGCACTCGCGACGATTCTCGGTGAGCGGGAACGGACGGCGGTGACGAATGCGATTCAGCAATTGCCGGAGAAGGAACGTCTCGTGCTCACGCTGTACTACTACGAAGAATTGACGATGAAGGAAATCGGCCGCGTGTTGAAAGTCACGGAATCTCGCGTCTGTCAGATCCATACCAAAGCGGTTTTGCACCTCAAGGGAAGCCTGCACGTGCTGCAATGA
- a CDS encoding GGDEF domain-containing protein has translation MALSLLPSLIGLCLLGLLIVGGLWFRRLRPHGFRRNASRDSGSEVAAYDYVTGLPTRRLFETLLDQAVGRAAKTGRPLTVLVVELEHFRMVAESQGQANSNALVRVQAARVKGVLRSMDTVARLTPEQFAVIADNFTSHQEVSAIVEKLQATVGLPLTLDGHEFFLTCRIGIARYPDDATEQEGLISQALQAVKHAKSHGQAVRFSSPETHAKAHEPAQPATSFADLLP, from the coding sequence ATGGCGCTGTCTCTTCTTCCGAGTCTCATCGGACTCTGCCTGCTCGGTCTCCTGATCGTTGGGGGCCTGTGGTTCAGGAGGCTTCGTCCGCATGGATTCCGCCGGAACGCGTCTAGGGACAGTGGCTCTGAGGTGGCGGCCTATGATTACGTGACAGGGTTACCCACCAGGCGATTATTTGAAACCTTACTCGATCAAGCGGTCGGTCGCGCGGCTAAAACCGGTCGCCCACTCACGGTGCTCGTGGTGGAGCTGGAACATTTCCGGATGGTGGCAGAGAGTCAAGGTCAGGCTAATAGTAATGCACTCGTACGTGTACAGGCTGCGAGGGTAAAGGGTGTTCTGCGTTCGATGGACACGGTCGCGCGGCTGACGCCGGAGCAATTCGCCGTGATTGCCGACAATTTCACGTCCCATCAAGAGGTGTCGGCGATTGTGGAAAAACTCCAGGCCACGGTCGGGCTGCCTCTTACCTTGGACGGCCATGAGTTCTTCCTGACGTGCCGCATCGGCATCGCACGGTATCCGGATGATGCGACGGAACAGGAGGGCTTGATCTCACAGGCTCTGCAGGCCGTGAAACATGCAAAATCCCATGGGCAGGCCGTACGGTTTTCCTCACCAGAGACCCATGCAAAGGCTCATGAGCCTGCGCAGCCAGCGACCTCGTTCGCCGATCTTCTTCCGTAA
- a CDS encoding flagellar hook-basal body protein, with translation MNRAIYPILSGAVAQERQMQVFANNMANVNTSGFKQDDQGFTSVMGRAQVSGSALANPAGFGQQVGVRPAGSAERVFVKTNAVHTSFEPGRIRITGNPLDMAITGKGFFEVKTPQGLRYTRDGMLSLDGQGRLVTNLGHPVMGTRGEIKVPSGSIQVTKEGAIHVDGKPVATIKVMEFPEDRMPEKHLDGFMDAGNGKVMKNPDIQGGHIEESNVSSIGEMVKMIQGMRNYESSQKLIQTIDRMAEIAIQDVGKVL, from the coding sequence ATGAATCGAGCGATCTATCCCATTCTTTCCGGCGCAGTAGCACAAGAACGTCAGATGCAGGTGTTCGCCAATAATATGGCGAACGTCAATACGTCGGGATTCAAACAGGACGATCAGGGCTTTACCTCCGTCATGGGCCGTGCGCAGGTGTCTGGGTCGGCGTTGGCCAATCCAGCCGGGTTCGGCCAGCAAGTTGGTGTGCGGCCGGCTGGTTCAGCCGAGCGGGTATTTGTGAAGACCAATGCCGTGCATACCTCGTTCGAGCCAGGTCGTATCAGGATCACCGGCAATCCATTGGACATGGCGATTACAGGAAAAGGATTTTTCGAGGTGAAGACGCCTCAAGGGCTTCGCTATACCAGGGACGGCATGCTCTCTCTTGATGGGCAGGGACGGCTGGTGACCAATCTCGGGCATCCTGTGATGGGCACGAGAGGAGAAATTAAAGTTCCCTCGGGCAGCATTCAAGTCACGAAAGAGGGGGCGATCCATGTCGATGGCAAACCGGTCGCGACGATCAAGGTCATGGAGTTTCCGGAGGACCGTATGCCGGAGAAACATCTCGATGGGTTTATGGACGCGGGAAACGGGAAAGTGATGAAGAACCCGGACATTCAAGGCGGGCATATCGAAGAGTCGAACGTCAGTTCGATCGGTGAGATGGTCAAGATGATCCAGGGGATGCGGAATTATGAATCCAGTCAAAAACTGATTCAGACCATCGATCGCATGGCGGAAATCGCCATTCAGGACGTCGGGAAAGTGCTGTAA
- the flgG gene encoding flagellar basal-body rod protein FlgG, whose translation MIRAMWTAATGMTAQQLNVDTIAHNLANVNTNAFKRSRAEFSDLMYQATRLPGTNASNIGVFPVGIQVGGGVRPVTVAKEWVQGNMRQTGNELDLAIDGAGFFQVQRSDGTIMYTRNGSFKRDNVGNLVTGDGDLLNPVITIPSGVLKLDIGQDGTVSVQLPGVTQASQIGQIQLTKFDNPSGLVAMGNNLFLDSFASGPPLQGTGGFSTGFGTVQQGFLESSNVNLAEEMVNMIIAQRSYEINSKTIQASDEMMSIANNLRR comes from the coding sequence ATGATTCGAGCCATGTGGACGGCGGCGACGGGAATGACCGCTCAGCAACTCAACGTGGATACGATTGCGCACAACCTGGCGAACGTCAATACCAATGCGTTCAAGCGCAGCCGGGCGGAGTTTTCAGATTTGATGTATCAAGCCACCCGGCTTCCTGGAACGAATGCCTCGAACATCGGCGTCTTCCCGGTCGGTATCCAGGTCGGCGGAGGCGTTCGTCCCGTCACCGTGGCCAAAGAATGGGTGCAGGGCAACATGCGTCAGACCGGCAACGAGTTGGACCTTGCCATCGATGGAGCAGGGTTTTTCCAGGTGCAGCGCTCCGACGGCACGATCATGTATACCCGCAACGGTTCGTTCAAACGGGACAACGTCGGAAACTTAGTGACGGGTGACGGAGATCTGCTCAATCCGGTCATCACCATTCCCTCCGGTGTCCTCAAGCTCGACATCGGCCAGGACGGGACCGTGTCGGTGCAGTTGCCCGGTGTGACGCAGGCCTCGCAGATCGGTCAGATCCAGCTCACCAAGTTCGACAATCCGTCTGGCCTCGTGGCGATGGGAAACAATCTGTTCCTAGACAGCTTCGCGTCCGGTCCTCCACTCCAGGGAACAGGCGGATTCTCTACGGGATTCGGCACCGTGCAGCAGGGGTTCCTGGAAAGTTCGAACGTCAATTTGGCGGAAGAAATGGTCAACATGATCATCGCGCAACGGAGCTATGAGATCAACTCGAAGACCATTCAGGCGTCGGACGAAATGATGTCCATTGCGAACAACCTTAGACGGTAA
- the flgA gene encoding flagellar basal body P-ring formation chaperone FlgA: protein MTQRNLYMPFVLLTGILVGPCPASAASADRAPVAVRVAQGPELRAIKLVPALVPAMHQLHPHDIQRSILRFLEQEMAGQVRAVHATMVDPQESIDVPPGSMGLMITPHGLDEGLGRRTFHVQINANGRPWQTIDATADIGASVDAVVPVRVIKAEDLIEAEDLTIQRIKLRELNHQLATNINDVIGKSAARALQANMPIRLTMIKKPYAVHKGDRVAIEAKHGGLSIQASGVTKSSGELGQSITVANLDSGKELRAKIVAPGVVRVEY from the coding sequence ATGACACAACGAAATCTGTATATGCCCTTCGTGCTGCTGACCGGTATCCTCGTCGGGCCCTGTCCCGCGAGTGCGGCCTCTGCCGATCGTGCTCCCGTGGCAGTGCGGGTGGCGCAAGGGCCTGAACTCCGCGCGATCAAGCTGGTTCCTGCTCTCGTCCCGGCGATGCACCAGCTGCATCCCCACGATATTCAGCGAAGCATTCTGCGTTTCCTCGAACAGGAGATGGCGGGACAGGTGCGTGCGGTCCATGCCACGATGGTGGACCCGCAGGAATCGATCGATGTGCCGCCCGGCAGCATGGGCCTGATGATTACTCCGCATGGATTGGACGAAGGCCTCGGGCGCCGAACCTTTCATGTCCAGATCAATGCGAACGGTCGGCCTTGGCAGACTATCGATGCCACGGCCGACATCGGCGCCTCCGTCGATGCCGTCGTACCGGTCAGAGTGATCAAGGCCGAGGATCTGATCGAAGCGGAAGACCTCACGATCCAGCGCATCAAACTGCGGGAGTTGAACCATCAGTTGGCGACCAACATCAATGATGTTATCGGGAAGAGCGCAGCACGCGCGCTGCAGGCCAACATGCCGATTCGCCTCACGATGATTAAGAAACCCTATGCCGTTCACAAAGGGGATCGTGTGGCGATCGAGGCCAAACATGGGGGGCTCTCGATTCAAGCGTCCGGCGTGACGAAATCGAGTGGAGAGCTCGGCCAATCCATTACGGTTGCGAACCTCGATTCAGGCAAAGAGTTGCGCGCAAAGATCGTGGCACCGGGAGTCGTACGCGTTGAGTACTAA